From Cheilinus undulatus linkage group 18, ASM1832078v1, whole genome shotgun sequence, the proteins below share one genomic window:
- the vgll2b gene encoding transcription cofactor vestigial-like protein 2b: MSCLDVMYPAYGHYAPYAPTAPAFVNSLQAPTGLSRTSPHCRDFMDTPRAPEGMSGGPGTGGSTSSSSSSSSSTSSSYTPAALRPEEGPKEKQEAPEAEYLNSRCVLFTYYHGDISSVVDEHFSRALSSYMDGEGKRRAPDQQGTETPSPSSRRSFPPSFWDSNYSSPQSRSHCETSAPSYSMDPYASGLHPGLPHPHAHPHPHAHPHTHPHPPESWGYPQAQAYGPPRPLHELYSPSALEPHYGPLLMPTVRPPHLPSLPSHYEVSKLEPAASWPGLLPPGDVSQTLALNMDAGLQQHKKGKELYWF, from the exons ATGAGCTGTTTGGATGTTATGTACCCAGCCTATGGACATTACGCACCGTACGCACCGACTGCTCCCGCTTTTGTTAACAGCTTACAG GCTCCCACAGGTCTGAGCAGAACTTCTCCTCATTGCCGGGATTTTATGGACACTCCCAGGGCTCCCGAGGGGATGTCTGGGGGCCCAGGCACTGGAGGATCAActtcctcctcatcttcatccAGCTCTTCTACTTCATCCTCTTACACTCCTGCAGCTCTAAGGCCAGAAGAGGGCCCCAAGGAGAAGCAGGAGGCCCCTGAGGCGGAGTACCTGAATTCTCGATGTGTCCTCTTCACCTACTACCATGGTGACATCAGCAGCGTGGTGGATGAGCACTTCTCCAGGGCACTAAGCTCCTACATGGATGGAGAGGGCAAACGTAGGGCACCAGACCAACAGGGCACAG AAACACCGTCACCCAGCAGTCGACGAAGCTTCCCTCCATCCTTCTGGGACAGTAACTACTCCTCGCCTCAGAGCCGCTCCCACTGTGAGACCAGTGCGCCCTCTTATTCCATGGACCCGTACGCATCAGGGCTGCACCCTGGTCTGCCGCATCCACACGCTCACCCTCACCCACACGCTCATCCTCATACCCACCCTCACCCACCAGAGAGCTGGGGGTATCCTCAGGCTCAAGCCTACGGGCCCCCGCGGCCTCTGCATGAACTGTACTCACCATCAGCTCTGGAGCCCCATTATGGGCCGTTGTTGATGCCCACAGTGAGGCCCCCTCACCTCCCCTCACTGCCAAGCCACTATGAAGTGAGCAAGCTGGAGCCCGCTGCCTCCTGGCCCGGCCTGCTGCCACCAGGGGACGTGAGCCAGACGCTGGCTCTCAACATGGATGCAG GCCTCCAGCAGCACAAGAAAGGCAAAGAGCTGTACTGGTTCTAA